In the Malaclemys terrapin pileata isolate rMalTer1 chromosome 12, rMalTer1.hap1, whole genome shotgun sequence genome, one interval contains:
- the LOC128847159 gene encoding cytosolic phospholipase A2 gamma-like isoform X2 — MCVFCLCNRCMSSLYNNGDWAEKLQALEKHMCDALTKSTWNLRKATEMLLEAAKDENYSLTEFWAYTVVYGMLHELDKGHLSEQRGASENGNNPYPIYAAVDERSFCKVTEYSPETWFEFTPHEASFLGYGASVPMEYFGSEYKNGVIKKQKEEKNMSYLQGLWGSCIGSKEENEKVIKDMFFGIFKRNRGSHSPFSVANESGWEGTLEGFPAPTLEPEASTMDSSITGEIVSSVGLAVDLARMLSKTTYDLLHWKWGTISNFLYKCSGIDTPELVNEKVISLVDAGIAINCAYPLVLRPDRKVKLILSFDYGPFDPFQTLKQAAKYCEENCIPFPKLDEKLLQDPDNPSDCYIFRGEGAPTVMHFPLFNKVNCPAFPCRKADARTVVKLLLKDFVPRFGIPVSINSDRGTHFTGQIVKELCAALQTQHNLHCPHHPQSAGTVERQNGILKNKLAKICAETNLKWPDALPLALMSMRATPNRKTGLSPHEILTGRPMRLPTAPPLTLAQMDIHLMDDTMLKYCQALMKCVKSFYTQVKEALPKDPVQPCHSLEPGDWVYIKVHQRKTALAPCWKGPFQVLLTTNTAVKCQGLPTWTHASHCKKTPPPGEDSPAADQPISPANSAVPPGQQGRRTR; from the exons ATG TGTGTGTTTTGTCTCTGTAATAGGTGTATGTCATCTCTCTACAACAATGGGGACTGGGCAGAGAAATTGCAGGCCTTGGAGAAACACATGTGTGATGCACTTACCAAATCCACCTGGAACCTCAGAAAGGCAACGGAAATGCTACTCGAGGCAGCTAAGGATGAAAACTATTCCCTGACTGAGTTCTGGGCCTATACCGTGGTCTATGGAATGTTACATGAG CTGGACAAGGGGCACTTGTCGGAGCAGAGGGGTGCGTCTGAGAATGGAAATAATCCTTACCCCATCTATGCAGCTGTGGATGAGCGAAGTTTCTGCAAAGTAACTGAATACTCTCCAG aaacctGGTTCGAGTTCACCCCCCACGAAGCCAGCTTTCTTGGCTATGGAGCAAGTGTACCCATGGAATACTTTGGAAGTGAATACAAGAATGGGGTGATAAAGAagcagaaagaagagaaaaacatGAGTTACCTACAAG GTTTGTGGGGAAGTTGCATTGGCagcaaagaagaaaatgaaaaagtcaTAAAAG atatgtTCTTTGGTATCTTTAAGAGAAACAGGGGATCGCATTCACCATTCTCGGTGGCTAACGAAA GTGGTTGGGAAGGAACATTGGAGGGGTTTCCAGCACCCACCCTTGAACCTGAAGCCA GTACTATGGACAGTTCAATTACTGGAGAAATTGTGAGCAGCGTAG GCTTGGCAGTGGATTTAGCTAGGATGTTGTCTAAAACCACTTACGATCTCTTGCACTGGAAATGGGGAACCATTAGTAACTTTCTTTACAAATGCT CTGGTATTGACACCCCTGAGCTGGTGAACGAGAAAGTCATCTCCTTGGTTGATGCTGGCATAGCCATAAACTGTGCTTACCCCCTGGTTCTCCGCCCGGACAGGAAAGTGAAACTGATCCTCTCCTTTGACTATGGGCCTTTCGATCCGTTTCAG ACACTCAAGCAAGCTGCCAAATACTGTGAAGAAAACTGCATCCCGTTTCCTAAGCTGGATGAGAAATTGCTCCAAGACCCAGATAACCCATCCGACTGCTACATCTTCAGAGGAGAGGGTGCTCCTACCGTCATGCATTTCCCACTTTTCAACAAAGTGAATTGCCCAG cttttccctgcaggaaagcagatgccaggactgttgtgaaacttctgcttaaagattttgtaccacgatttggcatccctgtgagtatcaacagtgaccgtggaactcattttactggacagattgtaaaagagttatgtgcagctttgcagactcaacacaaccttcactgtccccaccatccgcagtctgctggaacagtggaacgccagaatggaattctgaaaaataaactggccaagatttgtgctgaaacaaacttgaagtggccagatgcccttcctctggcactaatgagtatgagggccactcccaatcgaaagactggactcagccctcatgagattctgacagggcgcccgatgagactaccaactgcgcccccactgaccctagctcagatggacattcatttaatggatgacacaatgcttaagtattgtcaggcactaatgaaatgtgttaagtctttctatacacaggtgaaagaagcactacccaaggatcctgtgcaaccctgccactcgctggaaccaggagactgggtctacataaaggtccatcagcgaaagactgccctggctccatgctggaaaggccctttccaagtcctgctaactaccaacactgctgtgaagtgccaaggactgcccacctggacccatgcttcacactgcaaaaagacccctccgcctggagaggattctccagctgctgatcagcctatttctcctgctaactctgctgtgcctcctggacagcagggaagaaggacaaggtga
- the LOC128847159 gene encoding cytosolic phospholipase A2 gamma-like isoform X1 gives MEIFHNHQEDVPNIAILGAGGGLRAMIALHGTLQELQKHGLLDTIMYLCGVSGATWCMSSLYNNGDWAEKLQALEKHMCDALTKSTWNLRKATEMLLEAAKDENYSLTEFWAYTVVYGMLHELDKGHLSEQRGASENGNNPYPIYAAVDERSFCKVTEYSPETWFEFTPHEASFLGYGASVPMEYFGSEYKNGVIKKQKEEKNMSYLQGLWGSCIGSKEENEKVIKDMFFGIFKRNRGSHSPFSVANESGWEGTLEGFPAPTLEPEASTMDSSITGEIVSSVGLAVDLARMLSKTTYDLLHWKWGTISNFLYKCSGIDTPELVNEKVISLVDAGIAINCAYPLVLRPDRKVKLILSFDYGPFDPFQTLKQAAKYCEENCIPFPKLDEKLLQDPDNPSDCYIFRGEGAPTVMHFPLFNKVNCPAFPCRKADARTVVKLLLKDFVPRFGIPVSINSDRGTHFTGQIVKELCAALQTQHNLHCPHHPQSAGTVERQNGILKNKLAKICAETNLKWPDALPLALMSMRATPNRKTGLSPHEILTGRPMRLPTAPPLTLAQMDIHLMDDTMLKYCQALMKCVKSFYTQVKEALPKDPVQPCHSLEPGDWVYIKVHQRKTALAPCWKGPFQVLLTTNTAVKCQGLPTWTHASHCKKTPPPGEDSPAADQPISPANSAVPPGQQGRRTR, from the exons ATGGAAATATTTCACAATCACCAG GAAGATGTGCCCAATATTGccatcctgggagctgggggaggtctGCGGGCCATGATCGCCCTTCATGGAACCCTGCAGGAGCTACAAAAGCATGGTCTCCTGGACACCATCATGTATCTGTGTGGGGTCTCAGGTGCAACATG GTGTATGTCATCTCTCTACAACAATGGGGACTGGGCAGAGAAATTGCAGGCCTTGGAGAAACACATGTGTGATGCACTTACCAAATCCACCTGGAACCTCAGAAAGGCAACGGAAATGCTACTCGAGGCAGCTAAGGATGAAAACTATTCCCTGACTGAGTTCTGGGCCTATACCGTGGTCTATGGAATGTTACATGAG CTGGACAAGGGGCACTTGTCGGAGCAGAGGGGTGCGTCTGAGAATGGAAATAATCCTTACCCCATCTATGCAGCTGTGGATGAGCGAAGTTTCTGCAAAGTAACTGAATACTCTCCAG aaacctGGTTCGAGTTCACCCCCCACGAAGCCAGCTTTCTTGGCTATGGAGCAAGTGTACCCATGGAATACTTTGGAAGTGAATACAAGAATGGGGTGATAAAGAagcagaaagaagagaaaaacatGAGTTACCTACAAG GTTTGTGGGGAAGTTGCATTGGCagcaaagaagaaaatgaaaaagtcaTAAAAG atatgtTCTTTGGTATCTTTAAGAGAAACAGGGGATCGCATTCACCATTCTCGGTGGCTAACGAAA GTGGTTGGGAAGGAACATTGGAGGGGTTTCCAGCACCCACCCTTGAACCTGAAGCCA GTACTATGGACAGTTCAATTACTGGAGAAATTGTGAGCAGCGTAG GCTTGGCAGTGGATTTAGCTAGGATGTTGTCTAAAACCACTTACGATCTCTTGCACTGGAAATGGGGAACCATTAGTAACTTTCTTTACAAATGCT CTGGTATTGACACCCCTGAGCTGGTGAACGAGAAAGTCATCTCCTTGGTTGATGCTGGCATAGCCATAAACTGTGCTTACCCCCTGGTTCTCCGCCCGGACAGGAAAGTGAAACTGATCCTCTCCTTTGACTATGGGCCTTTCGATCCGTTTCAG ACACTCAAGCAAGCTGCCAAATACTGTGAAGAAAACTGCATCCCGTTTCCTAAGCTGGATGAGAAATTGCTCCAAGACCCAGATAACCCATCCGACTGCTACATCTTCAGAGGAGAGGGTGCTCCTACCGTCATGCATTTCCCACTTTTCAACAAAGTGAATTGCCCAG cttttccctgcaggaaagcagatgccaggactgttgtgaaacttctgcttaaagattttgtaccacgatttggcatccctgtgagtatcaacagtgaccgtggaactcattttactggacagattgtaaaagagttatgtgcagctttgcagactcaacacaaccttcactgtccccaccatccgcagtctgctggaacagtggaacgccagaatggaattctgaaaaataaactggccaagatttgtgctgaaacaaacttgaagtggccagatgcccttcctctggcactaatgagtatgagggccactcccaatcgaaagactggactcagccctcatgagattctgacagggcgcccgatgagactaccaactgcgcccccactgaccctagctcagatggacattcatttaatggatgacacaatgcttaagtattgtcaggcactaatgaaatgtgttaagtctttctatacacaggtgaaagaagcactacccaaggatcctgtgcaaccctgccactcgctggaaccaggagactgggtctacataaaggtccatcagcgaaagactgccctggctccatgctggaaaggccctttccaagtcctgctaactaccaacactgctgtgaagtgccaaggactgcccacctggacccatgcttcacactgcaaaaagacccctccgcctggagaggattctccagctgctgatcagcctatttctcctgctaactctgctgtgcctcctggacagcagggaagaaggacaaggtga
- the LOC128847159 gene encoding cytosolic phospholipase A2 gamma-like isoform X4 gives MEIFHNHQEDVPNIAILGAGGGLRAMIALHGTLQELQKHGLLDTIMYLCGVSGATWCMSSLYNNGDWAEKLQALEKHMCDALTKSTWNLRKATEMLLEAAKDENYSLTEFWAYTVVYGMLHELDKGHLSEQRGASENGNNPYPIYAAVDERSFCKVTEYSPETWFEFTPHEASFLGYGASVPMEYFGSEYKNGVIKKQKEEKNMSYLQGLWGSCIGSKEENEKVIKDMFFGIFKRNRGSHSPFSVANESGWEGTLEGFPAPTLEPEASTMDSSITGEIVSSVGLAVDLARMLSKTTYDLLHWKWGTISNFLYKCSGIDTPELVNEKVISLVDAGIAINCAYPLVLRPDRKVKLILSFDYGPFDPFQTLKQAAKYCEENCIPFPKLDEKLLQDPDNPSDCYIFRGEGAPTVMHFPLFNKVNCPGERSTTQGSCATLPLAGTRRLGLHKGPSAKDCPGSMLERPFPSPANYQHCCEVPRTAHLDPCFTLQKDPSAWRGFSSC, from the exons ATGGAAATATTTCACAATCACCAG GAAGATGTGCCCAATATTGccatcctgggagctgggggaggtctGCGGGCCATGATCGCCCTTCATGGAACCCTGCAGGAGCTACAAAAGCATGGTCTCCTGGACACCATCATGTATCTGTGTGGGGTCTCAGGTGCAACATG GTGTATGTCATCTCTCTACAACAATGGGGACTGGGCAGAGAAATTGCAGGCCTTGGAGAAACACATGTGTGATGCACTTACCAAATCCACCTGGAACCTCAGAAAGGCAACGGAAATGCTACTCGAGGCAGCTAAGGATGAAAACTATTCCCTGACTGAGTTCTGGGCCTATACCGTGGTCTATGGAATGTTACATGAG CTGGACAAGGGGCACTTGTCGGAGCAGAGGGGTGCGTCTGAGAATGGAAATAATCCTTACCCCATCTATGCAGCTGTGGATGAGCGAAGTTTCTGCAAAGTAACTGAATACTCTCCAG aaacctGGTTCGAGTTCACCCCCCACGAAGCCAGCTTTCTTGGCTATGGAGCAAGTGTACCCATGGAATACTTTGGAAGTGAATACAAGAATGGGGTGATAAAGAagcagaaagaagagaaaaacatGAGTTACCTACAAG GTTTGTGGGGAAGTTGCATTGGCagcaaagaagaaaatgaaaaagtcaTAAAAG atatgtTCTTTGGTATCTTTAAGAGAAACAGGGGATCGCATTCACCATTCTCGGTGGCTAACGAAA GTGGTTGGGAAGGAACATTGGAGGGGTTTCCAGCACCCACCCTTGAACCTGAAGCCA GTACTATGGACAGTTCAATTACTGGAGAAATTGTGAGCAGCGTAG GCTTGGCAGTGGATTTAGCTAGGATGTTGTCTAAAACCACTTACGATCTCTTGCACTGGAAATGGGGAACCATTAGTAACTTTCTTTACAAATGCT CTGGTATTGACACCCCTGAGCTGGTGAACGAGAAAGTCATCTCCTTGGTTGATGCTGGCATAGCCATAAACTGTGCTTACCCCCTGGTTCTCCGCCCGGACAGGAAAGTGAAACTGATCCTCTCCTTTGACTATGGGCCTTTCGATCCGTTTCAG ACACTCAAGCAAGCTGCCAAATACTGTGAAGAAAACTGCATCCCGTTTCCTAAGCTGGATGAGAAATTGCTCCAAGACCCAGATAACCCATCCGACTGCTACATCTTCAGAGGAGAGGGTGCTCCTACCGTCATGCATTTCCCACTTTTCAACAAAGTGAATTGCCCAG gtgaaagaagcactacccaaggatcctgtgcaaccctgccactcgctggaaccaggagactgggtctacataaaggtccatcagcgaaagactgccctggctccatgctggaaaggccctttccaagtcctgctaactaccaacactgctgtgaagtgccaaggactgcccacctggacccatgcttcacactgcaaaaagacccctccgcctggagaggattctccagctgctga
- the LOC128847159 gene encoding cytosolic phospholipase A2 gamma-like isoform X3, producing the protein MEIFHNHQEDVPNIAILGAGGGLRAMIALHGTLQELQKHGLLDTIMYLCGVSGATWCMSSLYNNGDWAEKLQALEKHMCDALTKSTWNLRKATEMLLEAAKDENYSLTEFWAYTVVYGMLHELDKGHLSEQRGASENGNNPYPIYAAVDERSFCKVTEYSPETWFEFTPHEASFLGYGASVPMEYFGSEYKNGVIKKQKEEKNMSYLQGLWGSCIGSKEENEKVIKDMFFGIFKRNRGSHSPFSVANESGWEGTLEGFPAPTLEPEASTMDSSITGEIVSSVGLAVDLARMLSKTTYDLLHWKWGTISNFLYKCSGIDTPELVNEKVISLVDAGIAINCAYPLVLRPDRKVKLILSFDYGPFDPFQTLKQAAKYCEENCIPFPKLDEKLLQDPDNPSDCYIFRGEGAPTVMHFPLFNKVNCPVFLYTGERSTTQGSCATLPLAGTRRLGLHKGPSAKDCPGSMLERPFPSPANYQHCCEVPRTAHLDPCFTLQKDPSAWRGFSSC; encoded by the exons ATGGAAATATTTCACAATCACCAG GAAGATGTGCCCAATATTGccatcctgggagctgggggaggtctGCGGGCCATGATCGCCCTTCATGGAACCCTGCAGGAGCTACAAAAGCATGGTCTCCTGGACACCATCATGTATCTGTGTGGGGTCTCAGGTGCAACATG GTGTATGTCATCTCTCTACAACAATGGGGACTGGGCAGAGAAATTGCAGGCCTTGGAGAAACACATGTGTGATGCACTTACCAAATCCACCTGGAACCTCAGAAAGGCAACGGAAATGCTACTCGAGGCAGCTAAGGATGAAAACTATTCCCTGACTGAGTTCTGGGCCTATACCGTGGTCTATGGAATGTTACATGAG CTGGACAAGGGGCACTTGTCGGAGCAGAGGGGTGCGTCTGAGAATGGAAATAATCCTTACCCCATCTATGCAGCTGTGGATGAGCGAAGTTTCTGCAAAGTAACTGAATACTCTCCAG aaacctGGTTCGAGTTCACCCCCCACGAAGCCAGCTTTCTTGGCTATGGAGCAAGTGTACCCATGGAATACTTTGGAAGTGAATACAAGAATGGGGTGATAAAGAagcagaaagaagagaaaaacatGAGTTACCTACAAG GTTTGTGGGGAAGTTGCATTGGCagcaaagaagaaaatgaaaaagtcaTAAAAG atatgtTCTTTGGTATCTTTAAGAGAAACAGGGGATCGCATTCACCATTCTCGGTGGCTAACGAAA GTGGTTGGGAAGGAACATTGGAGGGGTTTCCAGCACCCACCCTTGAACCTGAAGCCA GTACTATGGACAGTTCAATTACTGGAGAAATTGTGAGCAGCGTAG GCTTGGCAGTGGATTTAGCTAGGATGTTGTCTAAAACCACTTACGATCTCTTGCACTGGAAATGGGGAACCATTAGTAACTTTCTTTACAAATGCT CTGGTATTGACACCCCTGAGCTGGTGAACGAGAAAGTCATCTCCTTGGTTGATGCTGGCATAGCCATAAACTGTGCTTACCCCCTGGTTCTCCGCCCGGACAGGAAAGTGAAACTGATCCTCTCCTTTGACTATGGGCCTTTCGATCCGTTTCAG ACACTCAAGCAAGCTGCCAAATACTGTGAAGAAAACTGCATCCCGTTTCCTAAGCTGGATGAGAAATTGCTCCAAGACCCAGATAACCCATCCGACTGCTACATCTTCAGAGGAGAGGGTGCTCCTACCGTCATGCATTTCCCACTTTTCAACAAAGTGAATTGCCCAG tctttctatacacaggtgaaagaagcactacccaaggatcctgtgcaaccctgccactcgctggaaccaggagactgggtctacataaaggtccatcagcgaaagactgccctggctccatgctggaaaggccctttccaagtcctgctaactaccaacactgctgtgaagtgccaaggactgcccacctggacccatgcttcacactgcaaaaagacccctccgcctggagaggattctccagctgctga